The nucleotide sequence TCAAAAACCCTTGGGGCCACCACCGGGCACCTGGTGGGCTACAGCTCCAGTTATGAAAAAAATCCCGGAAGCACTTTTGTGGGATACGGAGGCATTGTGTATACCCGATGATGGACAATGTGATGGAAAACTGGGAGAAGCATACGGTTTCCCCGGAAAAGGTCCTTGCACGGATCGAGCCAGGCATGTGCATTTTTCTGAGCACGGGAACGGCCGAGCCGCGTACCCTGGTGCGGCATCTCATGGACTCGGACATGGCAAATCTCCAGGATCTGGAGCTGTTTCAGCTCCTGAGCTTCGGAGACGCCCTTTGCCTGAAGCGGCTCCAGAGCCAGAAATACCGGCTCAAAACGTTTTTCTCAGGCTGGGTGGCCAGGGAGGCCATCACCGAGGGACGGGTGGATCTGATTCCCAGCCGGTTTTCCCGGCTCACCCGCCTGGTGGCCTCCAGGCGCATTCCTTTTGATGCCGCTTTTGTTCAGATCTCGCCGCCAAACCGGCTGGGCTACTGCAGTCTGGGCGTATCGGTTGACATCGCCCACATGGCTATCAGCCAGGCGGGGTTTGTGGCAGGGGAAATCAATCCGGACATGCCCCAGACCATGGGAGATTCGTTTGTACCCATGGATGCCTTTGACATGCTGGTTAAATCCGATGAGGCGCCTATTTACTTTTCAAGGGCGGCCGTGGATGAAAATTTCGACAAGGTAGCCCAGAATGCCGCCTCCCTGGTGGAGGACGGCAGCTGCATCGCCTTTTCCATCGGCCCGCTCTACGAGGCCCTGGGCCGCCATCTGCAAAACAAAAAAAACCTTTCCATCCACACGCCCATATTCACGGACGCGGCCATGGACCTGGTCAAAAGCGGGGCCGTGACCAACCGCAACAAAGAGCATTTTCCCGGAAAATCCGTGGCCTCCTATGCCATGGGCACAAGGGAGCTCTGGCAATGGCTCGACTGCAATCCCCTGGTGGAATTCCAGGGGCTGGACAAGGTTTTCAACCCCATGCGCATCGGCCGGGACAGGCGCTTTATTGCCATTGTCCAGTGCCGCAGGGCCGATCTCACCGGCCGGATCGCCTTGCACGTGTCCAAAGGCAACGTGATTACGGACCCGGCCGAAGTGATTGATTTTTTCAACGGTGCTGAAATCTCAGAAGAAGGATTTTCCATATTTGCCCTGCCGTCGCGCAATCTCAAGGGCCAGTCCAATATCCTGTTTTCCATCGAGGAGATGCCAAACCAGCTCAATGTTCGCGAATCCATTGATTTCGTGGCCACCGAATACGGGGTGGCCAATTTAAACGGCCGCACCGTGCGGGAGCGGGCCATGGCCATGATAGAAATCGCCCACCCCGATGACCGGTTCAAACTGGTGGAGGAAGCAAAGGCCCAGAACCTGATCTACCCGGATCAGATCTTTCTGGCTGAAAGCGCTCATCTGTATCCCGCAGACATTGAAACCGTGCAGGTGTTTAAAAATGATCTCAAGGTCCGTTTCCGTCCTTTGCGGCCGTCTGACGAGGAGGAAATGCGCCGGCTGTTTTACCGGTTTTCCGACGAATCGGTCTATTACCGGTATTTCACCCCGCTGAAAACCATGCCCCACTCCCGGATG is from Desulfosalsimonas propionicica and encodes:
- a CDS encoding bifunctional acetyl-CoA hydrolase/transferase family protein/GNAT family N-acetyltransferase, which encodes MENWEKHTVSPEKVLARIEPGMCIFLSTGTAEPRTLVRHLMDSDMANLQDLELFQLLSFGDALCLKRLQSQKYRLKTFFSGWVAREAITEGRVDLIPSRFSRLTRLVASRRIPFDAAFVQISPPNRLGYCSLGVSVDIAHMAISQAGFVAGEINPDMPQTMGDSFVPMDAFDMLVKSDEAPIYFSRAAVDENFDKVAQNAASLVEDGSCIAFSIGPLYEALGRHLQNKKNLSIHTPIFTDAAMDLVKSGAVTNRNKEHFPGKSVASYAMGTRELWQWLDCNPLVEFQGLDKVFNPMRIGRDRRFIAIVQCRRADLTGRIALHVSKGNVITDPAEVIDFFNGAEISEEGFSIFALPSRNLKGQSNILFSIEEMPNQLNVRESIDFVATEYGVANLNGRTVRERAMAMIEIAHPDDRFKLVEEAKAQNLIYPDQIFLAESAHLYPADIETVQVFKNDLKVRFRPLRPSDEEEMRRLFYRFSDESVYYRYFTPLKTMPHSRMQSYVNVDYSKDISIVGVVGEPGQGRIIAEARYIKDPHSPYGDVAFIVDEHYQGYGIATYMYQKLMRLAKERGLQGFTADVMPANKSMMRVFEKGDAEVKAALESGIYRLTIRFHE